One window from the genome of Eucalyptus grandis isolate ANBG69807.140 chromosome 7, ASM1654582v1, whole genome shotgun sequence encodes:
- the LOC120295419 gene encoding uncharacterized protein LOC120295419 → MQRRVHLEEIKICECDSLQAIITGDAGKVEVDVDDMIELPNVRRLDLRKLPKMTSFCTRAEDAPIQVSLPRLESLVMVGLLGLEKILHSEPSIKFSCLKSLKIKESKSTLSIPKDWILKLPNLESMEIASSLLAELVFDLEELKVTGEVEILSRLSTLALSKLPNLWRMLKQDVQLQGISIFRNLKELYVCETGLSFLFSMSVAKCLREIEDIKVEDCPNMKTVIVDEEGTDDIIKLPLLKRLSIMRCPTEKFFSYPHGKKESVTTTSDSLDAYFDYFFDQKVSLPSLEELKLKSEGSFKGIWHSELMENSFCKLATLSIGYCSKLHNVFPSTIIGRLHNLTIVEIENCPSLESLFDCGSTKANTTQTTILLPKSEVKMVREAGKLKCTVKSDSQMILGFPSLKKVRVCSCCNLRYLFPTCMATTLVKLESLWIINCAQMKEVVPKGIAKGDDESSQPLFNEMARFPSIRKLQIEGARCKELWNNQIPYDSFCKLEFLRLEHCDNLLCVAPSHMWKRLQLCLDFLEVRSCRLVEIIYKSDGTNTKSGKLRRLILHDLENLRHIWQSDGLPNIPFPNLRQIKAMRCSRLEILFTTFTAKFLGQIEELVVESCEDIKLIAGHEECEEATGTTITFSELTALRLFELPKIRGILAEKYSVEFPSLQVLCIVSCGMAPDQGLDDWKRYQRFNSYKLEEVLKYRFDDFSFGTSAVENGVWQYRITRPVI, encoded by the exons ATGCAAAGACGTGTACATTTGGAAGAGATCAAAATATGTGAATGTGACTCATTACAAGCCATTATCACAGGTGATGCAGGAAAAGTAGAAGTTGATGTTGATGACATGATTGAGTTACCTAATGTACGACGTCTAGATTTGCGTAAGTTACCAAAAATGACGAGCTTTTGCACTAGAGCTGAGGATGCTCCAATTCAG GTTTCATTGCCTCGCTTGGAATCCCTAGTGATGGTTGGACTCCTTGGCCTAGAAAAGATACTCCACAGTGAACCCTCAATAAAATTCAGTTGTTTGAAATCACTAAAGATAAAAGAATCTAAATCCACATTGAGTATTCCGAAAGATTGGATACTAAAGCTACCAAATTTGGAGTCAATGGAAATTGCGAGCTCTCTATTAGCAGAATTAGTTTTCGACCTGGAGGAGCTAAAAGTCACTGGAGAAGTCGAGATTCTCTCTCGACTAAGTACATTGGCATTATCTAAGTTGCCAAACTTGTGGCGCATGTTGAAACAAGATGTACAATTACAAGGAATATCGATATTTCGAAACTTGAAGGAGCTCTATGTCTGTGAAACGGGGCtgtcatttctcttttcaatgtCTGTGGCTAAATGTCttagagaaattgaagacattaaagtggaggaTTGTCCAAATATGAAGACGGTGATTGTGGATGAAGAAGGAACGGATGATATTATAAAGCTACCACTATTGAAGCGACTATCTATAATGCGCTGTCCCACAGAGAAATTCTTCTCATATCCTCATGGAAAGAAAGAGTCAGTAACCACTACTTCAGATTCGCTAGATGCTTATTTCGATTACTTCTTTGATCAAAAG GTTAGTTTGCCAAGCTTGGAGGAGTTAAAGCTTAAGTCAGAAGGATCCTTCAAAGGAATATGGCATAGTGAACTTATGGAAAATTCCTTCTGCAAGTTAGCCACCCTCTCTATTGGATATTGCTCTAAGCTACACAATGTCTTCCCTTCCACAATCATAGGGAGATTGCACAACCTAACAATTGTTGAGATTGAAAATTGTCCCTCTCTAGAATCATTGTTTGATTGTGGGTCCACAAAAGCAAATACTACGCAAACAACTATATTGCTCCCCAAATCAGAAGTAAAGATGGTGAGGGAAGCAGGAAAGTTGAAATGTACGGTGAAGAGTGACTCCCAAATGATTTTGGGTTTTCCTAGTCTAAAAAAAGTCCGTGTTTGCAGTTGCTGCAACCTAAGATATCTCTTCCCCACTTGTATGGCCACAACTCTAGTGAAACTTGAGAGCCTATGGATTATCAATTGCGCACAGATGAAGGAAGTGGTTCCTAAGGGGATAGCTAAAGGGGATGATGAATCATCACAACCATTGTTCAATGAGATG GCTAGATTCCCCAGTATAAGAAAACTACAAATTGAAGGTGCTCGGTGCAAAGAGCTATGGAACAATCAAATTCCTTATGATTCCTTTTGCAAACTAGAATTTCTTCGATTGGAGCACTGTGACAATCTCCTATGTGTTGCCCCATCTCACATGTGGAAGAGATTGCAGCTTTGTCTCGACTTCCTAGAAGTGAGATCATGCCGTTTGGTTGAGATCATATACAAAAGTGATGGGACAAATACAAAGAGTGGCAAATTGAGGAGGTTGATTTTGCATGATCTCGAAAACTTGAGGCATATTTGGCAGTCCGATGGTCTCCCAAATATCCCGTTCCCAAACTTGAGACAAATTAAGGCCATGAGGTGCTCccgtttggaaattcttttcaCAACCTTCACGGCGAAATTTCTCGGGCAAATCGAAGAGCTAGTAGTAGAGTCATGTGAAGATATAAAACTAATTGCTGGCCATGAAGAATGTGAAGAAGCAACCGGTACGACAATCACCTTCTCTGAGTTAACTGCTCTTAGACTTTTCGAGTTGCCGAAAATCAGGGGCATCTTAGCTGAGAAATACTCTGTGGAATTCCCATCCTTGCAAGTCTTGTGTATAGTAAGCTGTGGAATGGCGCCGGACCAAGGCCTTGACGACTGGAAACGCTACCAAAGGTTCAATAGTTATAAACTCGAAGAAGTATTGAAATATAG GTTTGATGACTTCTCGTTTGGGACTTCTGCAGTAGAAAATGGTGTTTGGCAATATAGAATAACGCGTCCGGTAATATGA